The Schistocerca nitens isolate TAMUIC-IGC-003100 chromosome 2, iqSchNite1.1, whole genome shotgun sequence nucleotide sequence TGTTATTCAAATTTCCACTGTTGTCCCTTATTGCCTTGCCATAGTACACTTGTAAAGAATGAATTTCTTTGTCTGTGAGTCTGTTGGGACCACCTAaaagttttccatcctcaagtttcCTGCCCTTCAATTCACgtttcaattttaaaagtctgcctCCCATTCGTTTTTGCACAtgtccaacacattccaacttttctatagcACAATGGGGACCATAAGGTTCACTTTCCAAAACAGTTTTGAAGGAGCTGgagtcaccatcaccaaggtattttgtGTATCTAACACCGTACTTTTCCACACTTCGATGGAACATAAGTTTCATAGCTGCAGGTTCCATTCCACCACTAGAACCAGAATAATTTCTACAGCACACTTTCTTGTGTTCAACCTGccacttattttcttccacttcaccAGCTCTCTTTCCGAGTACACAGCTATAGCAATATTTGCTCATTACCTGAACGTCAAGAATTTTTCCAGTATCAACACTAATGACAGATGATACTCCATACAGTGATGTATGTCCACGCTTCATCCACGTTCCATCACATGACACACACAAATCGGTGTCTGGCGTGTTATCTGCTTCTGTCTTTAGTTCACTATTCATCTTCACAGCTTCCTTTGCAGAGGACTTCAAGTTTTCTTCCACTTCCTCTTGAAGAGCACTTAGCAGTGTTTTATTTCCAGTGGTGTACCTAGCACTTGGTTGTGGCATGTTCATGATCCCACAAAACAGTCTGGTACCTTCCCTGCCTATGCCCAAACATCTCATGCCATATATTAAACGCATATTTGCTTCATATATCCGGTTACTTGATGCCGAAGTTCTAAAAGCAGTGTCTGAATGACAGCTTTCACAAGTAAGATGCAACATACACACTATTCCAATTCTGTTTTCTTCGTCATATAATCTCAAACTTTTTGCACCACAGTCAGCACATACACAAGCAGATGATATAATATCAGAtagtattttcaaatcaataagccTAAAACCACTAGTAGCTTGAGTGTCTGAGCCACAATCATCAAGTGATTGACAGCTGTCAATTTTCCTTCTCGAAGCACTCGCTTTCTTGGTTGAAGTATCGTTTCCATTTGTTATTATGGGGCTGGTTTTCAAGTTGTCTTTACTACATCGAGAAGCTTGACACTTTCTAACCTTTTTAAACACCTTACTAGAACGCGGCATGCTGCAAAATATAATAACAAGTCTACTTACAACTTTCGTAAAAATGTATTCCAAACAAACACTCGTAAACAAACGCTATAAATCAAAGAATATAAAACCAGCGGCAGAGATATTATTCCACAGCCTTCTTGATGTAGTACACAAACGTTCCCTGCATTGTGACTGCAcaaaactggaaaaaaacgcagtaTAAATAGATATACGAGAGGATGAAGACCAAGATGGGGGGGCGTCGCCCTGTgcaagctattacaaattattatttttttcccccttagaagcggaattggaacgtaatatttggtaattgaaatttcaataccatgtagtaaatgaagagccaataaaatttttttcacaaatttggtCATTTTCATGTACGTCCCCCCTTAATGACATCAGTTTTTGGTTGGCCTACAGAATGTGCAGAAGGAATTGGCACTGGAAGTGGAACTGATAATTGAACCACATAAGTCGAATCCACCACTGTATGGCATACAGTTCTCGATCAGCGATGGGCAAGTCAGATTCAGATGTTACACCACTCATGCATACTCATTAAAGTGGGCAACTTCGGCGAAATTTGTCCAAACAAAAACACAGGAGATACTACTGATTGCAGAAGATGATGGAAGCCACACAGTGAGGTCAGTAACCAAATTGTCAGAGGGAGAGGTTTTCTATCTGCACAAGCCAGATGGTACATACGGATACTGGCACATACAAGGTACAGTTGTATTTATATAAAGCAGAAGGTCAGGTTTGTCCACATGATGTAGTGGAGCCATGCTCCTATTTTCAGCAAGTGGGTTTGCACTGGTAAATGGTATCGAAATTGTAGTAGCAAACTGCTGCGAACAAGGTAAGCTCGAGACAGCTGAATGTTTGGATTTGCATGAGGGTGGAATAATTACTAATGGAACATAACTGGGCAAATGTTTCACCTGTCAGCTTCTGTTACAGGGGAAACCAAGTTAAACATTATGCAGCTGCAGTTTGTAGTCCACCCCCTCCTTCCTacttgcagctattgtccacattagtctttgATGAggatttgagaggagtgaagattaaaataaattttctaGTTTACTTATCTACTCAAATAGAGTTAGCTccggttcttcttgtctaggggtccgattcttgaagttgaaaatctcacattttaggtcctcatggttgaactgaccaaaataaatttgaatattgttgtttcagaatttttgttgttatgttaatatactttgtcacattttagtatatcatacagtcttttgatttttcacattaacacagtcgaaattacattgttcacacaaaatacaaaaatatatccGATCACTcggaggcatgcttactactgtctcactcaccggaaataacaatttttcttgacaaatgaatttctattaattttgactattatttcataaatgaatccagaaattaaGATAGTAAACAGTATTAGATTGTGTAATCAATAGTAGACATTTTAAGTGtaccaaataattcataatttcaaatgtttccaaaaaataataattttaactgtactttcAGGCCTATTACTTATCAGTTATAAGATCCAAAATAaactaattccttttcataaattttagcttgaaatacaacatactgtgtataaaattatatgaaagttttcagaaaagcagctgagataatactgacctgtccaaaatccgAAAAATAattctggtatcgacaactactgatgAGGACAAGTAATGCTAGAGAATGATGTCCCATTACAAGTTGTACTGGTCAGAGAAGCTACTAGCGATCCTTCCAGTGGAAAATCTGACCTATCTGAATGAAATGTTGAATCTCAATCTAATCCTTTTCCAACTGACTCACAGTCATGCAAAGAGGGCCATTTCACTGGAGCAAATGCTTTCACAGGTTCTGCAGTATTGGGACAAGAGGgggtgaagaggaggaggaggaggagcagcaggaggaggaggaggaggaggaggagcagcatcagcagcagttcATGATCGAGACCATAAGGATCACAACTACAGGCACCACAATAGGGTTAACTCTGTTTTGCACAGCCTTCGCCTACCTTAAGTGGGCGGCTGCTCAACAATACGATCCTTCAGTGCATCATCTACCACTGGTCTGGTTAACCACTCATACATGTGAAGGTGCAGTAAGTGCAAAAACTATATGTAGTAATAATCGAACaatggatacacacacacacacacacacacacacacacacacacacacacacacacacacacacacacggaaaaggagagaagtaaaaaaaacTGGATGTGTTGATGGAATTATGGCTATGTACTGCTGGAATGGTAACATGGAAGAGGCTGGATGGGCGAGAAAAAGaccaacaaaggttgaggccagaggggttacgggaacataggatatactgcaaggagagttcccacctgcacagttcagaaaagcttgtaatggtgggaagcatccatatggcacaggctatgaagcagtcattgaaacaaatgaTGCTgagttgggcagtgtgctcagcaacagggtggtccagttgtttcttggccataaTTTGTCTGTgcgcattcatgcagacagacagctcgttggctgtcatgcccacatagaatgaaacacagtagttgcagcttagcttgtagaccacatgactggtttcacaagtagccctgcctttgatgggataggtgatgtttataACCGGATTGGAGTAGTTGGTGGagacaggatgtatgagacaggtcttgcatctgggtctattacagggatacgaGCCATAAGGTAAGGGGCTGGGAGgaagggttgtgtagggatggataagTATATTGTGTTGGTTCAGTGGATGGggtaataccactgtgggaggggtgggaggcATAGTGGGCAGAACATATTCATTTCAGGGAACGACAAGAGGTAGTCAGAATCCTGGTGGAGAATGCAGTTCAGTGGCTTCAGCCCTGGGCTGTACTGAGTTAtgaggagaatgctcctctgtggccggacagcgAGACTTTGGGAGATTGTggggaaagataaggcacgggagattagtttttgtacaaggctgggaggATGATTACGATCTGTGAAGCCCCACGGTACATTTTGAGAGGGactactcatcactgcagatgtgacgaccacaggtggctaggctgtatggaggggacttcttggtatggaatggatggcagctgttgaagtgaaggtattgtacttgttagtaggtttgatgtggagataagtactgatgtagccatctttgaggtggatgtcaacatctaggaaagtggtTTGTTAGGTTGAGTAGGACTAggtgaagcaaatgaaggagaacCTGTTGTCTTTCTGGAGGcttgtggatagggtgtcctctccCTCAATCCAGATTGCAAAGACGTCATCATGAACCAGGCGAGGGGtgtaggattctgggtgtttaggaagcattcctctagatggcccatgaataggttggcataggatggcgccatgtgggtgcccataccCGTACCCCAGATTTGCTTATAGGTAAttacttcaaaggagaagtaattgtgggtgaggatgaagttggtcgTGGCGACTTGGAAGGTGGTTGTTGGTCTGAAATCCATGGGGCATTGGGAAATGTAGTGTTCTACAGTGATAAAGCCTTGGGGATTAGGGATGTTAGTTTAAAggtaggtggcatcaatggtgatgaGCAAGGCACCAAGTGGTAAagcaacaggaactgtggagagtcggtggaggcactagttggtatcttttatataggagggtagattccaggtaataggctgaaggcgtTGGTctgcgagagcagagattctctcagtgggggccaGTATCTGTCACAATGGTGTGTCATGGGTGGTTGGGTTTAAGGAACTTTAGAAAGCACGTAGAAGGTAGAAATGTGGGGAGTGGCAGGGGTTAGTAGATAAATGGACTCCGGGAAGAGGTTGTGGGATGggactaaggatttgaggagagactggagatcctgttggacATCTGGAATGGGATCCCTGTCACAAGTTTTGCTGCTGATGTTGCTTGCAGTGTgttttcagctgccagaggctgcaggcacgtgtgtgtgtgtgtgttgtgatattttatttatttatttatttatttatttatttttttttgggtgTGTGTGAgacctatttttgacaaaggccttagtaGCCAAAAGTTTatattgtaacagtctttttgtagtgcctatggaggcattacctacaaacaaatccagggtacagctatgggcactagCATAGCAGATAGGCACTAGTAGTTATTCGATTGTGCCATATGATTGTATGATTATCTTTTGAGATAAACTAATGTTTTAGTAGGAATTTGTCATAAAAAGTCTTGAGCAGCTTTTATGTTAACAGTGGTTTATGTTGAGACAGATATGTTAATGTGCCCTTTGTCATCTTGTACCACGTTACCGCACTCATGCACTAGTCGTAGAAATAATGTCAATCATTGGTAGTGTGGCTACGTACAATGACTATGGTCGGCTGGTAGAATTAGCCTTATAAGCTATCAAAACGTATAATGCGAGCTGAAGTTATATTTGCATATGAGAGTCTCGTTTCTGAATCACGCATAAAATAGTGATACGACAAACTTTGTTATATGAAATTGTTAATTTTCTACCACTCTAATGATCTTATGCAACAATATTTCATCTGTTGGACATTCATATTTATAGGACATGGTCCATCATTTGCACATGTAGGCTCGTTATTAATTTGTTGTCATACATATTGACTAGTTGCCTGATAAACGGTGCGACGTATCTCACTGAGGTGAGCGCCACCAGCACAATTGACAACCGTGTGCCAGTATAACAGTGGTAGTGGCAAAGAAAATAtgttgccatatgtaattttacttatgttagaaacaggcttatgtctattGAAGTTAATtattgatatcaatataatagagggaaacattccacgtgggaaaaatatatctaaaaacaaagataatgtgacttaccgaacgaaagtgctggcaggtcgatagacacacaaacaaacacaaacacacacacaaaattcaagctttcgcaacaaactgttgcctcacctgtcattcaacatcatctttgcctcttcacttccgcctcgactgacatctctgcccaaactctttgtcttcaaatatgtctgcttgtgtctgtgtatgtgcggatggatgtgtgtgtgc carries:
- the LOC126234380 gene encoding uncharacterized protein LOC126234380; amino-acid sequence: MPRSSKVFKKVRKCQASRCSKDNLKTSPIITNGNDTSTKKASASRRKIDSCQSLDDCGSDTQATSGFRLIDLKILSDIISSACVCADCGAKSLRLYDEENRIGIVCMLHLTCESCHSDTAFRTSASSNRIYEANMRLIYGMRCLGIGREGTRLFCGIMNMPQPSARYTTGNKTLLSALQEEVEENLKSSAKEAVKMNSELKTEADNTPDTDLCVSCDGTWMKRGHTSLYGVSSVISVDTGKILDVQVMSKYCYSCVLGKRAGEVEENKWQVEHKKVCCRNYSGSSGGMEPAAMKLMFHRSVEKYGVRYTKYLGDGDSSSFKTVLESEPYGPHCAIEKLECVGHVQKRMGGRLLKLKRELKGRKLEDGKLLGGPNRLTDKEIHSLQVYYGKAIRDNSGNLNNMQKAVWSIYFHKLSTDDKPVHNLCDISWCKFKQAERDGMNYSHKHSLPVAVLSAIKPTFRCLAEPDLLRKCVHGKTQNPNESYNSLIWKRCPKTTFVSTIIVEIAAYDACLVFNNGNLGRIKTLQRLGFHPGAFTYSILKDIDDKRVAAADITANKIEQQVNQRRQAKKRLLADEEEYAYGLH